In the Engystomops pustulosus chromosome 2, aEngPut4.maternal, whole genome shotgun sequence genome, one interval contains:
- the FUT4 gene encoding alpha-(1,3)-fucosyltransferase 4 — translation MRGESLLSFEQLRGWRPCRRGRWRTLKSQILAATLTCTLLLVYVCTQDFLYNPTNFSLLWRNPSQPKQVTVLIWYEPFGKRKRLGDCHILFNISDCHLTTNRSLYQEADAILYHHRDIGEYGDFPLTKRPASQKWIWMNFESPSHSPWLTTLDGVFNWTMSYRVDSDIFVPYGYLFSKKRAKIFLPRKRKLVAWVISNWSEDHERVQYYNQLREYIDIDIYGRYGMDLKHDNIVKTVSEYKFYLAFENSLHTDYITEKLWRNAFKSGVVPIVMGPSRYNYEMFIPRNSFIHVDDFSSPKKLAMYLRFLDKNTHMYRRYFTWKKRYDVHVTSFWDEHYCTACETVKASGEEHRTISDLAGWFES, via the coding sequence ATGAGAGGAGAAAGTTTGTTGTCTTTCGAACAACTACGAGGATGGAGACCTTGCCGCAGAGGGCGCTGGAGGACTCTCAAGTCTCAGATTCTTGCCGCCACCTTGACCTGCACCTTATTGTTAGTCTATGTCTGCACCCAAGACTTCCTCTACAACCCCACAAACTTCTCATTACTATGGAGAAATCCTTCCCAGCCAAAACAAGTCACAGTCCTAATCTGGTACGAGCCGTTCGGCAAGAGAAAGCGACTTGGAGATTGCCACATCCTCTTCAACATCTCCGACTGCCACTTGACTACTAACAGGAGTCTTTACCAGGAAGCCGATGCCATTTTATATCACCATAGAGACATTGGTGAATACGGTGACTTTCCACTAACCAAGCGTCCGGCTTCCCAAAAGTGGATCTGGATGAACTTTGAGTCACCTTCTCATTCTCCCTGGTTGACCACCTTAGACGGTGTATTTAACTGGACCATGTCCTACAGAGTAGACTCAGATATTTTTGTGCCGTACGgctatttattttccaaaaaacgtGCCAAAATATTTCTGCCACGAAAAAGAAAACTAGTGGCATGGGTGATTAGTAACTGGAGTGAGGACCACGAGCGGGTTCAGTATTACAACCAGCTTAGGGAGTATATTGACATTGACATTTATGGGAGGTATGGGATGGATCTGAAGCATGATAATATCGTGAAGACCGTGTCTGAATACAAGTTTTATCTTGCTTTTGAAAATTCGCTACACACGGATTATATCACCGAAAAATTATGGCGGAACGCGTTTAAATCCGGCGTTGTTCCTATAGTCATGGGTCCAAGTCGATACAACTATGAGATGTTTATTCCCCGGAACTCTTTCATCCATGTGGATGACTTCTCAAGTCCCAAAAAGTTGGCCATGTACTTGAGATTCCTTGACAAAAACACTCACATGTACAGGAGGTATTTCACGTGGAAGAAGCGGTACGATGTCCACGTGACTTCTTTTTGGGATGAACATTACTGCACTGCTTGTGAAACTGTGAAAGCCTCCGGTGAGGAGCATCGGACCATCTCGGATCTTGCTGGGTGGTTCGAGAGCTGA